From one Mustela nigripes isolate SB6536 chromosome 16, MUSNIG.SB6536, whole genome shotgun sequence genomic stretch:
- the LOC132004118 gene encoding keratin, type I cytoskeletal 42, with translation MAATTTSIRQFSTSGSVKGLCVPGGGFSRMSSVRVGGACRAPSLLGGGSCGNMSVTSSRFSAGLGGGYGGGYTCSLGGGFGSSFGAGFGSGFGAGFGSSDALLGGSEKETMQNLNDRLASYLEKVRALEEANTELEVKIHDWYKKQGPAPARDYSHYFKTIEELRNKILAATIDNASLVLQIDNARLAADDFRTKYETELNLRMSVEADTNGLRRVLDELTLARADLEMQIENLKEELAYLKKNHEEEMNALRGQVGGDVSVEMDAAPGVDLSRILNEMRDQYEKMAEKNRKDAEDWFFSKTEELNREVATNTEALQSSRTEITELRRSVQNLEIELQSQLSMKASLEGSLAETEARYGAQLAQLQGLISSIEQQLCELRCDMERQNQEYQVLLDVKTRLEQEIATYGTGSRAGTPALTGPLLPLCSLATQYSSSVISQPTREATVTTRQVRTIMEEVQDGKVVSSREQVHRSTH, from the exons ATGgctgccaccaccaccagcatCCGCCAGTTCTCCACCTCTGGCTCCGTCAAGGGCCTGTGTGTGCCCGGTGGAGGCTTCTCTCGGATGTCCTCCGTGCGTGTTGGGGGTGCCTGCCGggcccccagcctcctgggagGCGGCAGCTGTGGCAACATGTCTGTCACCTCCTCCCGCTTCTCAGCGGGCTTGGGGGGCGGCTACGGCGGGGGCTACACCTGCAGCCTGGGTGGGGGCTTCGGATCCAGTTTTGGCGCGGGCTTCGGCTCCGGCTTTGGCGCTGGCTTCGGTTCCTCGGACGCCCTGCTTGGGGGCAGTGAGAAGGAGACCATGCAGAACCTCAACGACCGCCTGGCCTCCTACCTGGAGAAGGTGCGGGCCCTGGAGGAGGCCAACACGGAGCTGGAGGTGAAGATCCATGACTGGTACAAGAAGCAGGGGCCCGCGCCCGCCCGTGACTACAGCCACTACTTCAAGACCATCGAGGAGCTGCGGAACAAG ATCCTGGCGGCCACCATCGACAACGCCAGCTTGGTCCTACAGATTGACAATGCCCGCCTGGCAGCCGATGACTTCCGCACCAA GTACGAGACGGAGCTGAACCTGCGCATGAGCGTGGAGGCCGACACCAACGGCCTGCGCCGGGTGTTGGACGAGCTGACCCTGGCCAGAGCTGACCTGGAGATGCAGATCGAGAACCTCAAGGAGGAGCTGGCCTACCTGAAGAAGAACCATGAGGAG GAAATGAATGCCCTCCGAGGCCAGGTGGGCGGGGACGTCAGCGTGGAGATGGACGCTGCCCCCGGCGTGGACCTGAGCCGCATCCTGAACGAGATGCGCGACCAGTACGAGAAGATGGCGGAAAAGAACCGCAAGGACGCCGAGGACTGGTTCTTCAGCAAG ACGGAGGAGCTGAACCGGGAGGTGGCCACCAACACCGAGGCCCTGCAGAGCAGCAGGACGGAGATCACCGAGCTCCGCCGCTCTGTGCAGAACCTGGAGATTGAGCTGCAGTCCCAGCTCAGCATG AAAGCCTCGCTGGAGGGCAGCCTGGCGGAGACCGAGGCCCGCTACGGGGCCCAGCTGGCCCAGCTGCAGGGGCTCATCAGCAGCATCGAGCAGCAGTTGTGCGAGCTCCGCTGCGACATGGAGCGCCAGAACCAGGAGTACCAGGTCCTGCTGGACGTGAAGACGCGGCTGGAGCAGGAGATCGCCACCTAC GGGACCGGGTCCCGTGCCGGCACCCCTGCACTGACaggcccccttctccctctctgcagcCTGGCCACCCAGTACTCCTCTTCCGTGATCTCACAGCCCACCCGGGAAG CCACAGTGACCACCCGCCAGGTGCGCACCATCATGGAAGAAGTCCAGGACGGCAAGGTGGTGTCCTCCCGAGAGCAGGTCCACCGCTCCACTCACTGA